Sequence from the Brevinematales bacterium genome:
CGCGGCGACTGGCTGATCAACTGGACGATTATGAGCCTTATTTTCCTTGGAGGTATCGGGTTCGCGGTGATGGTCAACGTTATCCGCCGGATGCGCCAACGGGAACGCCGGCTCTCCCTGCATTCGAAAATCGTCCTGCTGGCTTCGGGTTTCCTGATTCTGTTCGGCGCGGTCGTCTTTTTCCTGCTGGAGAACGACAACATTTTTAAGGACGCGGGTATCAACGATACGTTCCTCGGCGTGATGTTCTCGTCGGTGACGGCGCGTACCGCCGGGTTCAACACGGTCGACTTCGGCGCCGCGAAGGATGTATCGCTCCTGTTTTTCTCCTTCTTAATGTTCATCGGTGCGTCTCCCGGCTCTACCGGCGGCGGTATCAAGACCTCGACCTTCGTCATTATCCTATACACCATCTTCAATACCCTGCGGGAGCGCCGTTCGGTCACCCTGATGCGGCGTGAAATTACGCTCGTCACGGTACGGAAGGCTCTCACCATATTCTTTCTCTCGCTCATCTGGGTCATGTTCGTGATTGTCGTGATCTCGTCTATCGAACGTCTCCCCGACGCGACGGCGAAATTCCCGATCGCGAAGGTGATCTTCGAATGCGTATCGGCGTTCGGCACAGTCGGCCTGTCGGCGGGCATCACGTCCAAACTCTCCGAGGCGAGCAAGATTATGATCGTGCTGACCATGTTCCTCGGGCGCGTCGGGCCGTTATCGCTCGTGTTCGCGCTGGGGCTGATCGGCAAGACGACCCGTCTGGGCTTCCCCGAGGAGAAAGTGCTGATCGGTTAATTTCCTCTGATATGTTCCTTCGTCCGTCATCCCCTGCAATCATCCGTCATCCCGAGCCTGTCGAGGGATACAACCGTCATTGCGATGCCACGCTACAAAACTTAGTGAAGCGCGGTAGAAGCAATCTATCACCTCACTCCATCATCGTATCTTAGTCCGTCATCCCATCCAATCGTCCGTCATCCCGAGCCTGTCGAGGGATGAGCACGAATAGTAAACTTGCCCTGAGGAAAACCCCATCATAGCGATATCCGCCGGGTGATGCAATCTTCAGCTATTTTTCTGCAAAGAAATTGTGAAGAATAAAAAATATTATAATATATTAAATACGTCTCATAAATATTTGACATTTCGATTTACAGTGATTAAACTACTACAGCTCTGTCTTTTTAAGAAGAAATTAGGTAAACCTTCCTTAAATCTCTTTTTACTATCATCGCCCCCGCTAACCCTCATACTGAAAATTGGGACATTATATGATGCTCTGTAATATCTCCCAATGACTGAGACTGATGCTTTTGTTTATATGCATAACTAAAAGCAGAGAAGTCTTCTCGATATATGGTATATAGAAGCCGAAGAGGCGAACTATTATCTCAGGCATTGATTCTAGAAGGTTAATAAAACAGTTGGATGTTAAACGATGAAAACATTGAAAATCGGTGATATTGAAGTAAGACTGCCCATCATTCAAGGCGGCATGGGTATCGGTGTGTCGTTGTCCGGCCTGGCGGGCGCAGTAGCAAACGAAGGCGGTATCGGCACTATCTCCGCTGTTATGCCGGGGTTTCGCGAACCCGATATCTATAAGAATTATCTGGAAGCAAATATCAGAGGATTACGGAAGGAAATTCAACGCGCGAAAACTCTTACTAAAGGGATATTGGCAGTAAATATCATGGTCGCATTAACCAACTATGAAGATATGGTCAGGACAGCGATAGAAGAAGGCGCTGATATCATTATATCGGGAGCGGGATTACCGTTGGGATTACCTAAATACCTGAACGGTTCGTCAAGGACTAAGTTAATCCCGATCATTTCTACCGAACGTTCGGCGGATTTGATTATCAGAAAATGGCAAAAATCTTACAATTATATTCCCGACGCGCTGATACTTGAAAGCCCGTTTTCAGGTGGGCATCAGGGCGTTAAGGCAGACGAAATCAATCAGGATACCTTTACACTGGATCAGCAATTACCTAAAGTTCTCAGCGTCGTCGATAAATATCGGCAAATGTACGGTAAACCCATTCCCGTTATAGTCGCCGGCGGAATATATACCGGTGCGGATATAAAGAAGTATATGGATATGGGCGCATCGGGGGCGCAACTCGGGTCAAGGTTTATTACAACCGACGAATGCGATGCCGATATCGAGTTTAAAAACCAATATCTGAACTGCAACAATAAAAACGATATTATTGTAATAAAAAGCCCGGTCGGATTACCCCTGAGAATCATCAAAAACAAATTTATCACTGAAGTATTAAAGGGTAAACGGAAACCGAAAGCATGCCCGTATAAATGCCTGCACACTTGCGATTATAAGGAAGTTTCTTTTTGTATTTCTATGGCATTAATGAATGCGCAAAGAGGAAACATCAACGAAGGGATTCTTTGCAGCGGAACCAACGGGTACAGGAATGATGAAATTATACCGGTTTCCGAACTGATATCCCGCATCAAGAGCGAGTACAATTTCAATCCGTTGAAGAAACTGAAACTCCAGCCCGCTGTGATCTAGCGTTTCCGTAACCCTGTTTGCGCGAATGGGAAATCCCGCCACAGAGACTCAGAGTACACAGAGGAAATCCCGTCATTGCGATGCCGCGATACAAAGATTATTGAAGCGCGGTAGAAGCAATCTATAATCTAACACATCTTATATTATCATTACCGTGTCATCCCCTCGATGACCGGAGTGCAATTTATTATCCTATTTTCACACGGATGAGAGAATCTAGCCACAGAGACTCAGAGAACACAGAGGAAAGGCAAGTTTAACCGCGAATGGACACGAATGTGCGCGAATGGGCATAATATATTTACGGGATTTCTGCGTAGGGGTTGACATAAAACTGGGTTAAAGGTACAATACTTGTATAAAACGTGAGGAAATTATGGATAATATAAAAGCTAAAAATCTATTTAAAGAAATTGAAGGGAAAGAGATTAATGGAATGATAATAAAAGAACTAATTGACCACGGAAAATCAGCAGCAGTGTTTCTTGGGGAAAAAGGCGAAAAAAAGTATGCAATAAAAATATTTGATAATGAATTAGTAGAAAGATATGGAGTTGAAATTCAGAAAAAAAGAATTGAACAAGAGCTATCTCTAAAAAATCATGGAATTATAAATCTTGTTAGTATTATAGATGGTGGTGAATATAACATCGCTAATATTGATTATTGCTATATTATTATGGAATATGTAAAAGGGAAAAACCTAAAACAGTATATCAAAGAGCAACAAAGTGATATTGAATTAAGTATTATATTAGAAATTGTAAATTCTCTTATCATCACAAGCGAAGCCTTATTATCAAGAGAATTACCAATTGCTCATAGAGATATAAAACCTGAAAACATAATGATAACTAAAGATAATAAAGTTATTCTTATGGATTTAGGTGTGATTAAAATTATTGGAAGCCCTCATTTTACGAATG
This genomic interval carries:
- a CDS encoding nitronate monooxygenase, encoding MKTLKIGDIEVRLPIIQGGMGIGVSLSGLAGAVANEGGIGTISAVMPGFREPDIYKNYLEANIRGLRKEIQRAKTLTKGILAVNIMVALTNYEDMVRTAIEEGADIIISGAGLPLGLPKYLNGSSRTKLIPIISTERSADLIIRKWQKSYNYIPDALILESPFSGGHQGVKADEINQDTFTLDQQLPKVLSVVDKYRQMYGKPIPVIVAGGIYTGADIKKYMDMGASGAQLGSRFITTDECDADIEFKNQYLNCNNKNDIIVIKSPVGLPLRIIKNKFITEVLKGKRKPKACPYKCLHTCDYKEVSFCISMALMNAQRGNINEGILCSGTNGYRNDEIIPVSELISRIKSEYNFNPLKKLKLQPAVI
- a CDS encoding protein kinase — protein: MDNIKAKNLFKEIEGKEINGMIIKELIDHGKSAAVFLGEKGEKKYAIKIFDNELVERYGVEIQKKRIEQELSLKNHGIINLVSIIDGGEYNIANIDYCYIIMEYVKGKNLKQYIKEQQSDIELSIILEIVNSLIITSEALLSRELPIAHRDIKPENIMITKDNKVILMDLGVIKIIGSPHFTNEDEKIFIGTLRYAPPEFLLGEESDSIEGWRSVNIYQIGTVLHDLITRKDIFDGCDPYAKLVLAIKEDQVLVRNDNYPYELLQLTRNMLIKQWKKRLEISSIERIKKTLITIAQTSNELNTNIHPDYFEEIKHLTLYWPQLIKQFLSLIFPDSHGNKPGIDIPIVL